From a single Anomaloglossus baeobatrachus isolate aAnoBae1 chromosome 4, aAnoBae1.hap1, whole genome shotgun sequence genomic region:
- the LOC142302216 gene encoding tripartite motif-containing protein 14-like → MTYLGDREKVIVSGREIYGEGPEDILLDVNTAANNLLISDDLKTVTCTGIRQNRPETTERFQYNQVMSRRGFTSGRHYWDVEISGSGRWKVGMCYPSIARRGRQSIIGYNNKSWCLYKEPGYNNQYSVKHDRKPTRLPHSISSDGVRVCLDYEAGQLSFYELCDPIRHLHTFTATFSEPLHAALCVYDGSIKITGRGSCEEPSS, encoded by the coding sequence atgacaTATCTAGGTGATCGGGAGAAAGTAATAGTTTCAGGAAGAGAAATCTATGGGGAGGGTCCTGAGGACATATTACTTGATGTAAACACGGCTGCTAATAATCtccttatatcagacgacctgaaaactgtGACCTGCACAGGAATAAGACAGAATCGTCCAGAAACAACAGAGAGATTCCAGTAtaatcaggtgatgagcaggaggggatttacctcaggacgacattactgggatgtggagatcaGTGGGTCCGGGAGGTGGAAGGTGGGGATGTGTTACCCCAGTATAGCCAGGAGGGGGCGTCAGTCAATCATTGGATATAATAACAAGTCCTGGTGTTTATATAAAGAGCCAGGGTATAATAATCAGTATTCAGTGAAACATGACAGGAAACCGACCCGGTTACCTCACTCGATCTCCAGTGATGGAGTCAGGGtctgtctggattatgaggccgggcagttgtccttttatgagctgtgtgaccccatcagacacttacacaccttcactgccacattctccgagccccttcatgctgcatTATGTGTGTATGATGGTTCTATAAAAATAACAGGAAGGGGCAGCTGTGAGGAACCATCATCATAG
- the LOC142302594 gene encoding E3 ubiquitin/ISG15 ligase TRIM25-like, which yields MASAILSEELLCSICLTLYTDPVTLRCGHNFCRECIDRVLDTQDGSGDYSCPECREEFKERPTLKRNITLCNVAERFLSSQPHQEEITGIRCTYCIHSPVPAVRSCLHCEASLCDNHLRVHSKGPEHVLTDPSTSLENRKCSVHKKILEYYCTEDAACICVYCSAEEHRGHRVEMLDEAFEKKKKNLRNVLQKLITNRKKTEERVQSLEENRRKAQDKASGEAEKVTALFKDIRRRVDDLEKKVLSEISRREQQMSQSLSDAIQKLEIKKDELSRKMRHIEELCNMTDPLTVLQEPETGDLCDPEEDGGDEDTGGHDGGDEDTGGHDGGDEDTGGHDGGDEDTGGHDGSDEDTGGHDGGDEDTGGHDGGDEDTGGHDGGDEDTGGHDGGDEDTGGHDGGDRGAELISHISHTLSDIIRGINVIFYVQDPADILLDVNTAANNLLISDDLKTVTWTRITQNCPETAERFQGNQVMSRRGFTSGRHYWDVEISGSGRWRVGMCYPSIDRRGHQSYIGNNNKSWCVYIGWGYNNQCSVRHDSDEIQLPQQIPSDRVRICLDYEAGQLSFYALCDPIRHLHTFTAAFSEPLHAALWVWTGSIKISWNKSIR from the coding sequence ATGGCGTCCGCTATTCTGAGTGAagagctgctctgctccatctgtctgaccctgtatacagatcccgtaaccctgagatgtggacacaacttctgccgggaatgtattgatcgtgtgctggatacacaggacgggtctggagattattcctgtcctgaatgtagagaaGAATTCAAGGAGCGTCCGACACTGAAGAGGAACATAACATTGTGTAACGTAGCAGAACGTTTCCTGTCTTCTCAGCCACATCAGGAGgagatcaccgggatccgctgcacTTACTGTATTcactctcctgtacctgctgttagatcctgtctacactgtgaggcttctctgtgtgataATCATCTGAGAGTTCACAGCAAAGGACCAGAACACGTCCTaactgatcccagcacttctctggagaaccggaaatgttctgtccataagaagatcctggaatattactgcactgaggacgctGCTTGTATCTGTGTTTATTGCTCAGCTGAAGAACATCGGGGACACCGGGTGGAGATGCTGGATGAGGCCTTTGAGAAAAAGAAGAAGAACCTGAGAAATGTTCTCCAGAAACTGATCACAAATAGAAAGAAGACTGAGGAAAgagtccagagtctggaggaaaacaGGAGAAAAGCTCAAGATAAAGCATCTGGAGAAGCCGagaaagtcactgctctgtttaaggacatcaggagacgggtggacgacctggagaagaaggtcctgagtgagatctccaggcgGGAACAGCAGATGTCACAGTCACTATCTGATGCGATCCAGAAGCTGGaaataaagaaggacgagctgtccaggaagatgaggcacattgaggagctgtgtaacatgactgatccactgactGTCCTACAGGAACCAGAaaccggggacttgtgtgatcctgaggaggacggaggtgatgaggacacagggggacatgatggaggtgatgaggacacagggggacatgatggaggtgatgaggacacaggaggacatgatggaggtgatgaggacacaggaggacatgatggaagtgatgaggacacagggggacatgatggaggtgatgaggacacaggaggacatgatggaggtgatgaggacacagggggacatgatggaggtgatgaggacacagggggacatgatggaggtgatgaggacacaggaggacatgatggaggagATCGGGGTGCGGAGCTGAtctcacacatatcacacacattatctgATATAATAAGAGGTATAAATGTGATCTTCTATGTACAggatcctgcagacatattactggatgtaaacacggctgctaataatctccttatatcagacgacctgaaaactgtGACCTGGACACGAATAACACAGAATtgtccagaaacagcagagagattccagggtaatcaggtgatgagcaggaggggatttacctcaggacgacattactgggatgtggagatcaGTGGGTCGGGGAGGTGGAGGGTGGGGATGTGTTACCCCAGTATAGACAGGAGGGGGCATCAGTCATACATTGGAAATAATAACAAGTcctggtgtgtatatatagggTGGGGGTATAATAATCAGTGTTCAGTAAGACATGACAGTGATGAGATCCAGTTACCTCAGCAGATCCCCAGTGATAGagtcaggatctgtctggattatgaggccgggcagctgtccttttatgcgctgtgtgaccccatcagacacttacacaccttcactgccgccttctccgagccccttcatgctgcgTTATGGGTATGGACTGGTTCTATAAAGATATCATGGAATAAATCTATCCGGTAA